In Paenibacillus sp. FSL M7-0420, a single genomic region encodes these proteins:
- a CDS encoding helix-turn-helix domain-containing protein, with product MITLKRCGANVIHPEGMTIDRPEGSGDYVFVFFRSKMELRLQSRSVYAEPNTYIIYNRDSHYYYKDAELPLVHDWFHFELEGADAWFNRLKLPLDTLMKAHDPLYITRKVNELHWENLQNGTFRQEIIDSIMRCLFMKLSDMRHHVEASHRVSRYYDSFLNLRNEVLSSPSIWYSVEALAERMNMSPSYFQQIYKQVFSIPVVSDIIQNRLGHASYLLKSTTYSVSQISAICGYENDVHFMRQFKKFTGQTPSEYRGKG from the coding sequence ATGATCACCCTGAAGCGGTGCGGTGCGAATGTGATTCATCCGGAGGGCATGACAATCGACCGCCCGGAGGGCTCCGGCGATTATGTCTTCGTATTCTTTCGGAGCAAGATGGAGCTGAGGCTTCAATCGCGGAGCGTGTATGCTGAACCGAATACTTACATCATCTATAACAGAGACAGCCACTATTACTACAAGGATGCGGAGCTGCCGCTGGTGCATGACTGGTTCCATTTTGAGCTGGAGGGGGCAGATGCTTGGTTTAACCGCTTGAAGCTGCCGCTGGATACCTTAATGAAGGCCCATGACCCGCTCTATATCACCAGAAAAGTAAATGAGCTGCACTGGGAGAATCTGCAGAACGGCACCTTCCGCCAGGAGATTATCGACTCCATTATGCGCTGCCTGTTCATGAAGCTTAGCGATATGCGGCATCACGTAGAGGCCAGCCATAGGGTCAGCCGATACTATGATTCGTTCCTGAATCTGAGAAATGAAGTACTCAGCTCCCCCTCCATCTGGTATTCTGTCGAAGCACTGGCAGAGCGGATGAACATGAGCCCTTCCTATTTCCAGCAGATCTACAAGCAGGTCTTCAGCATCCCGGTCGTCAGCGACATCATTCAGAACAGGCTGGGGCATGCGTCTTATTTACTGAAGAGCACCACGTATAGCGTCAGCCAGATTTCTGCGATTTGCGGCTATGAGAACGATGTCCATTTCATGCGGCAGTTCAAGAAGTTTACCGGCCAGACGCCGAGTGAATATCGAGGGAAGGGCTGA
- a CDS encoding TetR/AcrR family transcriptional regulator: MAEIHELISAGTRALIVDNFLQLMEQEGFHKVSVRQLALRTHINRGTFYLHFTDKYDLLEQLQREILTGLEQVMVVKIVREEMSGHYLKGLPYPPLVHILEYLHQHGERIRLFLGAKGDAAFPGQFKEVIKRSFYRKLEMNGVFAGHPAVPPEYLAAHSASIFLGITEEWLHSGMPYTPEELAVIYNEVLFIQSTLIAKS; encoded by the coding sequence GTGGCGGAAATACATGAATTGATTTCAGCGGGAACCCGGGCTTTGATCGTGGATAACTTCCTCCAGCTCATGGAGCAGGAAGGATTTCACAAGGTGAGCGTACGCCAGCTGGCGCTTAGAACACATATTAACAGGGGAACGTTCTATCTGCATTTTACGGATAAATACGATCTGCTGGAGCAGCTGCAACGGGAAATACTGACAGGTCTGGAGCAGGTGATGGTTGTCAAAATCGTACGCGAAGAGATGTCCGGGCATTATCTGAAGGGCTTGCCCTATCCGCCCTTGGTGCATATCCTTGAGTATCTGCACCAGCACGGCGAGCGAATCCGCTTATTTCTCGGGGCCAAAGGGGATGCGGCATTTCCGGGGCAATTCAAGGAGGTTATCAAACGCAGCTTCTACCGGAAGCTGGAGATGAATGGCGTATTTGCCGGCCACCCGGCGGTTCCTCCGGAGTATCTCGCTGCGCATTCCGCATCCATTTTTCTCGGAATTACGGAAGAATGGCTGCACAGCGGGATGCCTTATACTCCGGAGGAGCTGGCGGTGATCTATAATGAAGTGTTATTCATTCAGTCCACTCTGATCGCTAAGTCTTAA
- a CDS encoding NADP-dependent oxidoreductase, which translates to MNEATHMKAIRIHQFGGLEELKYEDAPIPVPAADEILIKVAGTAFNQADVKIRKGYLQAFFPHEFPYIPNFEVSGTVEAAGAEVTDFQPGDKVYAALDMSRDGAAAEYVVTKAHHAAFAPASLELSDAAALPIGVLTAWQGLFDHGNLPQGGRVLIAGAAGGVGSYAVQFAKQHGAYVIGTSSAASMPMLQELGIDEIIDYTRESVTDKLKDKVDLILNLSPESTEALNTWLPLLKEGGALISAVNPADETLAAQLGVKAHRLFAQEDRTLLTRVAELVDAGKLKLWITGRLPLAELAAAHAMSEAGKLRGKVLITI; encoded by the coding sequence ATGAACGAAGCCACACATATGAAGGCGATTCGGATACATCAATTTGGAGGGCTGGAAGAATTAAAGTATGAGGATGCGCCGATTCCCGTTCCCGCAGCGGACGAGATTCTGATTAAGGTGGCAGGGACCGCGTTCAATCAGGCAGATGTCAAAATCCGCAAGGGCTACCTGCAAGCCTTTTTCCCGCATGAATTTCCTTACATTCCTAACTTTGAGGTGTCGGGTACGGTGGAAGCAGCAGGCGCAGAGGTTACGGACTTTCAGCCGGGGGACAAGGTCTATGCTGCGCTCGATATGTCCCGGGACGGTGCTGCCGCAGAATATGTGGTCACCAAAGCGCATCATGCTGCGTTCGCTCCAGCCTCACTGGAGTTATCCGATGCAGCTGCGCTGCCGATTGGTGTCTTAACCGCATGGCAGGGGTTATTCGATCATGGTAATCTGCCGCAGGGCGGGCGTGTGCTGATTGCCGGAGCCGCTGGCGGGGTAGGCAGCTATGCAGTGCAATTCGCCAAGCAGCATGGGGCATATGTCATCGGGACTTCCTCAGCGGCCAGTATGCCGATGCTTCAAGAGCTGGGGATTGACGAGATTATTGATTACACCAGGGAGAGCGTTACGGACAAGCTGAAGGACAAGGTAGATCTGATCCTCAATCTGTCCCCTGAGAGTACAGAGGCACTTAATACATGGCTGCCGTTGCTAAAAGAGGGAGGAGCGCTGATCTCGGCGGTGAATCCTGCGGACGAAACACTGGCAGCGCAGCTTGGCGTTAAGGCACACCGGCTGTTTGCACAAGAGGATCGCACGCTGCTGACGCGGGTTGCAGAGCTGGTGGATGCGGGCAAGCTGAAGCTCTGGATTACCGGCCGTCTGCCGCTGGCCGAGCTGGCTGCCGCACATGCCATGAGCGAGGCCGGTAAGCTCCGTGGTAAGGTACTGATTACGATTTAA
- a CDS encoding ribosomal protein L7/L12 — protein MDYMDTIDLVAILALVLVLLLMLSVFSLKRRVNELEARLNQRDPYGEMPADPSFSRTAHIPAPMFVQNPELAPDLERRIRLLLAEGKKIQAIKVMREARNLGLKEAKDYVENLERGGNFR, from the coding sequence ATGGACTATATGGATACGATCGATCTCGTTGCCATTCTGGCGCTGGTGCTGGTATTACTGCTTATGCTTAGCGTGTTCAGCCTGAAGCGGCGTGTGAACGAGCTGGAAGCCCGGCTCAACCAAAGAGATCCTTACGGAGAAATGCCCGCTGACCCCTCCTTCAGCCGAACCGCACATATTCCTGCGCCCATGTTCGTGCAGAACCCGGAGCTGGCACCGGATCTGGAGCGGAGGATCCGCCTGCTGTTAGCTGAGGGCAAGAAGATTCAGGCAATCAAGGTCATGCGCGAAGCGCGGAACCTGGGCCTGAAGGAAGCCAAGGATTACGTGGAGAACCTGGAACGGGGCGGGAACTTCCGCTGA
- a CDS encoding ABC-2 transporter permease: MHNSIALIRKDFMLTRKFALLLIPYFVLMLYSNAQAYTVFSLLPALLLLINACTIDMQHNNQKFLATLPVPRQRLIQAKYLTIIPLSLFSLICTLVMYFVAVQMGKLDEPLRWRELGLITAVIPLLAAFYLPLYYWLGQKGMQIVNFIFMMVIMLSFTTFGSLNKEFPALAQWVQDGKIDNMLLVFIGVLAYLIIIYSSYLISSRIYMHKDI, translated from the coding sequence ATGCATAATTCCATTGCGCTAATCCGCAAAGACTTCATGCTTACCCGGAAGTTCGCTCTGCTGCTGATTCCCTATTTTGTGCTTATGTTATATTCCAATGCACAAGCCTATACGGTATTCTCGTTGTTGCCGGCACTATTGTTACTGATTAACGCCTGTACGATTGATATGCAGCATAACAACCAGAAGTTTCTGGCCACGTTGCCGGTGCCAAGGCAGCGGCTGATTCAAGCCAAGTATCTGACGATCATTCCACTTTCCCTGTTCAGCCTGATCTGTACCCTTGTGATGTACTTTGTTGCTGTACAGATGGGCAAGCTGGACGAACCGCTGCGCTGGAGAGAGCTGGGACTGATTACAGCTGTTATCCCGCTGCTTGCCGCTTTCTACCTGCCGCTATATTACTGGCTGGGGCAAAAAGGGATGCAGATCGTTAATTTCATCTTTATGATGGTAATTATGCTGAGTTTCACTACATTTGGAAGCCTGAATAAGGAATTTCCGGCTCTTGCTCAATGGGTTCAGGACGGTAAAATAGACAATATGCTGCTCGTATTCATCGGCGTGCTGGCATACCTCATCATTATCTATAGCTCCTATCTGATTTCGTCGCGAATTTATATGCACAAGGATATTTAG
- a CDS encoding ABC transporter ATP-binding protein, translating to MSTVIELDHVTKSYDRFELKDISLSIKEGYITGLIGPNGAGKTSMIKLMMGLISQDQGDIRVFGQNNRQEQAAIRGRIGYVSDESFYYEHMTVKQMKNIIAPFYPGWNNDTYLRFQEQFKLSPGKKIKDLSKGMKIKFSLAVALSHGADLLIMDEPTSGLDPIFRREMLELLSEHIQDEKKSILFSTHNTTDLDRIADYIVFINEGRIVFNEMKESLSERYLLVKGGKELLDRDVRRWFVGLRENGLGFEGLISNRAEGERYFRDTAICETPTLEEIMYYTVKGDEAHA from the coding sequence ATGAGTACTGTAATTGAGCTGGACCATGTAACGAAGAGCTACGACCGTTTTGAGCTGAAGGATATTTCGTTATCGATTAAGGAGGGTTACATTACCGGGCTGATCGGCCCGAATGGTGCAGGCAAGACCTCAATGATCAAGTTGATGATGGGCTTAATCTCGCAGGATCAAGGGGACATCCGGGTCTTCGGCCAGAACAACCGTCAGGAGCAGGCTGCGATTCGGGGGCGGATCGGCTACGTCTCGGATGAGAGCTTCTATTATGAGCATATGACCGTGAAGCAGATGAAGAATATTATTGCTCCGTTCTATCCCGGTTGGAACAACGATACATATCTGAGATTTCAGGAGCAGTTCAAGCTGTCTCCAGGCAAGAAGATTAAGGACTTGTCGAAGGGGATGAAAATCAAATTCTCACTCGCCGTAGCCTTGTCCCATGGTGCCGATCTGCTGATTATGGATGAGCCTACTTCGGGGCTTGATCCGATTTTTCGCCGGGAGATGCTGGAGCTGCTCAGTGAGCATATCCAGGATGAGAAGAAGTCGATTCTGTTCTCCACTCATAACACTACGGATCTGGACCGGATTGCCGACTATATTGTATTCATTAACGAGGGACGGATTGTGTTCAACGAGATGAAGGAGAGTCTGAGCGAGCGCTATCTGCTGGTCAAAGGCGGGAAGGAGCTGCTGGACCGGGATGTCCGGCGGTGGTTCGTGGGGCTGCGGGAGAACGGGCTGGGCTTCGAGGGGCTGATCAGCAACCGTGCGGAGGGCGAACGTTACTTCAGGGACACCGCAATCTGCGAGACACCTACGCTGGAAGAGATTATGTATTATACGGTAAAAGGGGACGAAGCCCATGCATAA
- a CDS encoding GntR family transcriptional regulator, whose protein sequence is MNIVISSTSGEPIYAQIVGQVRQMILQGELVSGTPLPSIRLLAKELQISVITTKRAYEELEREGLINSIVGKGSFVSGADQEYIREQRLRMVEGKLKDIIDESRQLGMEYAELAEMLKLLYEEEQE, encoded by the coding sequence ATGAATATCGTGATATCAAGTACATCTGGCGAACCAATCTACGCCCAGATTGTGGGACAGGTCCGCCAGATGATTCTCCAAGGCGAGCTGGTCTCGGGTACGCCCCTGCCATCGATCCGCTTACTGGCGAAGGAGCTGCAGATTAGCGTCATTACCACCAAGCGGGCTTATGAGGAGCTGGAGCGGGAGGGGCTGATCAACTCGATTGTCGGCAAGGGGTCTTTTGTCTCCGGGGCCGATCAGGAATATATCCGGGAACAGCGGCTGCGGATGGTAGAGGGCAAGCTGAAGGATATTATTGACGAGAGCAGACAACTGGGCATGGAATACGCTGAACTCGCGGAGATGCTGAAGCTGCTCTATGAGGAGGAACAGGAATGA
- a CDS encoding succinylglutamate desuccinylase/aspartoacylase family protein has protein sequence MSVEKHTLAAGTPYATPYYVISSGVPGPVFMIISGVHGNEPASSRAAQGIASRFSRGDLMLRSGKLIIVPLVNQIARRKGIRGKPDLNRTFPRGQGAPARHPLSAAVWQLALRYRPSWVLDLHEANGLSELNPKRVGQTLIISPVSRAHGLAKQIVVRMNQTITNRAYRFNIRHRERAGTSRMAFQRLLGARAVTVETCWSLDYALRVRLQSEIVYHFLRSQGMIG, from the coding sequence TTGTCTGTAGAGAAGCATACGCTGGCGGCAGGAACGCCCTATGCCACACCTTATTATGTAATTAGCAGCGGCGTTCCCGGACCTGTATTCATGATCATCTCCGGTGTTCATGGCAATGAGCCGGCGAGCAGCCGTGCAGCGCAAGGCATCGCCAGCCGGTTCAGCCGGGGAGATCTGATGCTGCGTTCAGGAAAGCTGATTATCGTCCCGCTGGTGAATCAAATCGCACGGCGCAAGGGGATTCGCGGGAAGCCCGACCTGAACCGTACCTTCCCGCGCGGACAAGGCGCCCCGGCCCGTCATCCATTGTCGGCAGCCGTATGGCAGCTTGCGTTGCGCTACCGTCCCTCGTGGGTACTGGATCTGCATGAGGCGAACGGGTTGTCCGAGCTGAATCCGAAGCGGGTCGGCCAGACCTTGATCATCAGCCCGGTCAGCCGGGCGCATGGACTGGCGAAGCAAATTGTGGTGCGGATGAATCAGACGATCACGAATAGAGCTTACCGCTTCAACATACGGCATAGGGAGCGTGCAGGAACTTCACGGATGGCCTTCCAGCGCCTGCTCGGTGCCCGGGCGGTGACCGTAGAGACCTGCTGGAGCTTGGATTATGCCTTAAGAGTAAGGCTGCAGAGCGAGATCGTATACCACTTTCTGCGGTCTCAGGGAATGATCGGCTAA
- a CDS encoding diguanylate cyclase domain-containing protein, protein MSDFNIEHENQPLNRTLLNEAGVDPKEPVDLNNCEKEPIHIPGLIQPHGVLLAVTQDTAHRIVQASLNTDKLLGTAAEALLGTPMADLVGPDQLEMLLKRSVNAKETADLQYIVIQIEVAGEPQDFFCIIHESEGLMIVELEPASIDQSDSSNDFDWIRTFFGRLKHTANRLEASQAAAEQVKEMLGYDRVMIYEFDEQWNGKVIAEAKEDGLEPFLGHHYPASDIPKQARELYLRNWLRTIVDVNYLPVPITPVLQPLTGKPLNLSLSILRSVSPLHIEYLQNMGVGATTTISLINNNKLWGLITCHHYSPKYVPHRIRNLCNFLGAFFSSELYQRQQLDNYQTELELRTKAMRIVDIFTGNVSSSRVIEQLGDEEQTLLGMMEASGAAVCYQDKLMLFGVAPSQEQVRELAGWLAGKSKDYTYCTSRLSLEYESAKAYKNKASGVIYLALTPGHQNYMIWFRPEVVEIVDWAGDPAKAVIQENDGLRLSPRKSFEKWRQVVQSTSLPWREQHLNILPQLKSILRGQTENQLRQAEEQALQNARSLRHNEQRYLQLMDLSPVAFFMITDDVIAYCNNRAVELMGEEKGKSLIGQPFLNYVQESYRPNLKQHFSDLSQNVTQFVSDQGQFMSGNGQVLEISLSLASVIHGGRPSIMAVLNAGTGVEAKGEAYTDAANQMQSYLTTDSLTDLPNRQALVHELDQRWEDTLNTREPLLLLSIDIDDFHSYNAVHGLKGGDLCIQSVADVLNIISITHGTFVARFSGANFILTMTGASASQAEQLAESVRQGVSDLQIPRDRFEEEGVVTVSIGGLLKVPVPSDRPSDFIAKAEKALYEAKSAGKNQVVFY, encoded by the coding sequence ATGTCAGATTTTAATATAGAACATGAGAATCAGCCGCTGAACCGGACCCTGCTGAACGAAGCGGGAGTGGACCCTAAGGAACCCGTAGATCTTAATAACTGTGAGAAGGAGCCCATCCATATTCCGGGGCTTATTCAGCCGCATGGTGTATTGCTGGCCGTAACTCAGGACACAGCCCATCGAATTGTCCAGGCCAGTCTGAATACAGATAAGTTACTGGGAACAGCTGCCGAAGCACTGTTAGGCACGCCTATGGCTGACCTGGTAGGCCCGGATCAGCTGGAGATGCTGCTTAAACGCAGCGTAAATGCGAAAGAAACTGCCGATTTGCAATATATTGTGATACAGATTGAAGTCGCGGGTGAGCCGCAGGACTTTTTCTGCATCATTCACGAAAGTGAAGGTCTGATGATCGTTGAACTGGAGCCTGCCTCCATCGATCAGAGCGACAGCTCCAATGACTTCGACTGGATTCGCACGTTCTTCGGACGGCTGAAGCATACGGCGAACCGGCTGGAAGCCAGCCAGGCCGCCGCAGAGCAGGTGAAGGAGATGCTGGGCTATGACCGGGTGATGATCTACGAGTTCGATGAACAGTGGAACGGCAAGGTGATCGCCGAAGCCAAGGAAGACGGACTGGAGCCGTTCCTCGGCCATCATTATCCTGCCTCTGACATTCCGAAGCAGGCGCGTGAGCTGTATCTGCGCAACTGGCTGCGGACGATCGTCGATGTGAACTATCTTCCGGTTCCGATCACCCCGGTGCTGCAGCCGCTTACCGGTAAGCCCCTGAACCTCAGCTTGTCCATCCTCCGCAGTGTGTCTCCGCTCCATATCGAGTATTTGCAGAATATGGGGGTAGGCGCAACGACCACTATCTCGCTGATCAATAATAACAAGCTCTGGGGACTGATCACCTGTCATCACTATTCCCCCAAGTATGTCCCGCACCGTATCCGTAATCTGTGTAATTTCCTGGGCGCCTTCTTCTCCAGTGAGCTGTACCAGCGTCAGCAGCTCGACAACTATCAGACGGAGCTGGAGCTGCGGACCAAGGCGATGAGAATTGTCGATATTTTCACAGGTAACGTCAGCTCTTCCCGGGTGATTGAACAGCTCGGCGATGAAGAGCAGACGCTACTGGGTATGATGGAGGCTTCCGGCGCAGCCGTGTGTTATCAGGACAAGCTGATGCTGTTCGGAGTAGCACCCTCCCAGGAGCAGGTGCGGGAGCTTGCCGGCTGGCTGGCAGGGAAGTCGAAGGATTACACCTACTGCACCTCCAGGCTCAGTCTGGAATATGAATCAGCCAAAGCTTACAAGAATAAAGCCTCTGGTGTCATCTATCTCGCTCTCACTCCAGGACATCAGAATTACATGATCTGGTTCAGACCTGAGGTGGTGGAGATAGTGGACTGGGCCGGAGATCCGGCTAAGGCTGTCATTCAGGAGAATGACGGATTGCGATTGTCTCCCCGCAAGTCCTTTGAGAAATGGCGGCAGGTAGTTCAGTCCACCTCACTTCCATGGAGAGAACAGCATCTTAACATTCTGCCGCAGCTCAAATCTATTCTGCGCGGACAGACCGAGAACCAGCTGCGTCAGGCGGAAGAGCAGGCCCTGCAGAACGCCCGCAGTCTGCGTCATAATGAACAGCGGTATCTGCAATTGATGGACCTGTCTCCCGTAGCCTTCTTCATGATTACCGATGATGTGATTGCCTACTGTAATAACCGCGCAGTAGAGCTGATGGGTGAAGAGAAGGGCAAATCACTCATCGGGCAGCCGTTCCTGAACTATGTGCAGGAGTCCTACCGGCCAAATCTGAAGCAACACTTCTCAGACCTGAGCCAGAATGTGACCCAATTCGTATCCGATCAGGGCCAATTCATGAGCGGGAACGGGCAAGTGCTGGAGATAAGCCTGAGTCTGGCTTCGGTTATTCATGGCGGCAGACCGTCCATTATGGCGGTCCTTAATGCAGGAACCGGTGTAGAGGCGAAGGGCGAAGCCTATACCGATGCGGCCAATCAGATGCAAAGCTATCTGACGACCGATTCACTAACCGATCTGCCGAACCGCCAGGCCCTTGTGCATGAGCTGGATCAGCGCTGGGAGGATACGCTGAATACCCGGGAACCCTTGCTATTGCTGTCGATTGATATCGACGATTTCCATTCCTATAATGCGGTACACGGGCTGAAGGGCGGCGATCTTTGCATCCAGTCGGTAGCCGATGTACTGAATATCATCAGCATCACGCATGGCACCTTCGTGGCCCGCTTCAGCGGGGCGAACTTCATCCTCACAATGACGGGTGCGTCCGCCTCCCAAGCGGAGCAATTAGCCGAATCCGTCCGTCAAGGTGTCTCTGATCTGCAGATCCCCCGCGACCGGTTTGAAGAGGAGGGTGTGGTCACTGTAAGCATAGGCGGCCTGTTGAAGGTACCTGTTCCCTCTGACCGCCCGTCTGACTTCATTGCCAAGGCGGAGAAGGCTCTCTATGAGGCGAAGTCCGCCGGGAAGAACCAGGTCGTATTTTATTAA
- a CDS encoding GrpB family protein, with amino-acid sequence MAEKTKVVEVVPYDPAWKAEYSRIEKRMLEIAGDLIIRSEHVGSTSIEGLWAKPVIDIDLVMESYDQLPEIIRRLQAFGYEHQGNLGIEGREAFKSNQDDGFMKYHLYVCPKDGKGYVEHIRFRDYLRSHPAAREEYQAVKQRLAEEYRYDIDAYCDGKTAFVQSILQRVLQQQE; translated from the coding sequence ATGGCTGAGAAGACTAAGGTTGTAGAAGTGGTTCCATATGATCCGGCCTGGAAGGCGGAATATAGCAGAATTGAGAAGCGGATGCTGGAGATCGCGGGAGATCTGATTATCCGGTCTGAGCATGTGGGCAGCACCTCAATTGAAGGGCTGTGGGCCAAGCCCGTGATTGATATCGATCTGGTGATGGAGAGCTATGACCAGCTGCCGGAGATCATCCGCAGACTGCAGGCGTTCGGTTATGAGCATCAGGGCAATCTGGGCATCGAGGGCCGGGAAGCCTTCAAGAGCAACCAGGATGACGGATTCATGAAATACCATCTCTATGTATGCCCTAAGGACGGCAAGGGTTACGTAGAGCATATTCGGTTCCGAGATTATCTGCGCAGCCATCCCGCTGCCCGTGAGGAATATCAGGCGGTCAAGCAGCGGCTGGCTGAAGAGTACCGTTATGACATTGATGCGTATTGTGACGGGAAGACTGCGTTTGTGCAGTCTATTCTGCAGAGGGTGTTACAGCAGCAAGAGTAA
- the murI gene encoding glutamate racemase yields the protein MRIGFFDSGIGGLTVLHQALKLLPQEDYLFYADTDHVPYGEKTKDEVREYILQAVEFMARQHIKALVVACNTATSIVIEELRQRYDFPVLGIEPAVKPAVEQSEGKQKKVLVLATRLTLQEKKYHDLVHRIDHGEIVDSLPLPGLVRFAEHFDFDEERIIPYLKSELAHLDLKRYSTVVLGCTHFPYFEGSLRKIFPDTVDFISGSLGTARHLKQLLEAGGRINEGTGDILFYRSSVPVDDPAMLSEYKRLFQRLDDIEQSMNLSKRSDPA from the coding sequence ATGCGAATTGGATTTTTTGACTCCGGAATTGGCGGGTTAACCGTGCTTCATCAGGCGCTTAAGCTCCTGCCGCAAGAGGACTACCTCTTCTATGCAGATACCGACCATGTGCCCTATGGGGAGAAGACGAAAGACGAAGTCAGGGAATACATCCTGCAAGCGGTGGAATTCATGGCCCGGCAGCATATCAAAGCGTTGGTTGTCGCTTGTAACACAGCCACCAGCATTGTGATCGAAGAGCTGCGGCAGCGGTATGACTTCCCGGTCCTCGGGATCGAGCCGGCCGTGAAGCCTGCGGTTGAACAATCGGAGGGCAAGCAGAAGAAGGTGCTGGTACTCGCCACCCGCTTAACGCTGCAGGAGAAGAAGTATCATGATTTGGTGCACCGTATCGATCACGGGGAGATTGTAGACAGTCTGCCGCTGCCCGGGCTGGTTCGGTTTGCGGAGCATTTTGATTTTGACGAAGAGAGAATTATTCCCTATCTGAAAAGTGAGCTGGCCCACTTGGACCTTAAGCGGTACAGCACAGTGGTTCTTGGATGTACCCATTTCCCCTACTTCGAGGGAAGCCTGCGGAAGATATTCCCGGATACGGTTGACTTCATCTCGGGCAGTCTCGGAACCGCCAGACATTTGAAACAGCTCCTTGAAGCGGGGGGCCGGATCAACGAGGGGACGGGCGATATCCTTTTTTACAGGTCCAGTGTCCCGGTAGATGATCCCGCAATGTTATCTGAATATAAACGTCTGTTCCAGCGTCTGGATGACATTGAACAATCTATGAATCTTAGCAAAAGGAGTGATCCCGCATGA
- a CDS encoding GNAT family N-acetyltransferase, with protein MSHYTAIMERLRRNPLKNVTLLKMMTAYHAQIDSVLIEQQEEWGVLLLMPAATFGYDHRTYPEADTVVLMDYSSPEVFPALLKRLPRDANLVFKLQEDAYRQALEPYFALRRVRSLYSYSSAEGQRFSADEACTVSEAIDERLLPLWMANDYSLEEITQYFADGAFAVTLFDGDTPLSTCMVYRNEERIWEIGGVRTIEAARQRGLAQRVVRTAVFHTLQKGYLPRYQVLENNPASIRLAESIGLTRAVTLEHWVNY; from the coding sequence ATGAGTCACTATACAGCCATAATGGAAAGATTACGCCGGAATCCGCTGAAGAATGTTACGCTTCTCAAAATGATGACGGCTTATCATGCACAGATCGACAGCGTGCTGATTGAACAACAGGAGGAGTGGGGTGTGCTGCTGCTTATGCCTGCCGCCACCTTCGGCTATGATCACCGGACCTACCCGGAGGCTGACACCGTTGTGCTGATGGATTACAGCAGCCCCGAGGTCTTCCCTGCCCTGCTGAAGCGGTTGCCGCGGGACGCCAATCTGGTCTTCAAGCTTCAGGAGGATGCGTACCGTCAGGCGCTGGAACCGTATTTCGCACTGCGGCGGGTCCGTAGTCTCTACTCTTATTCTTCGGCCGAAGGCCAGAGGTTCAGCGCAGATGAGGCCTGCACAGTCAGTGAAGCTATCGATGAACGGCTGCTGCCGCTGTGGATGGCGAATGATTATTCGCTAGAGGAGATCACGCAGTATTTTGCAGACGGGGCGTTCGCTGTGACGTTATTTGACGGGGATACGCCACTCAGTACTTGTATGGTGTACCGCAATGAGGAGCGAATCTGGGAGATTGGCGGTGTGCGTACCATAGAAGCTGCTAGACAGCGGGGATTGGCACAGCGCGTAGTCCGTACAGCAGTCTTCCACACCCTGCAAAAGGGCTACCTTCCAAGATATCAGGTGCTGGAGAACAATCCCGCCTCCATCCGTCTGGCCGAATCTATCGGCCTTACCCGCGCTGTTACGCTGGAGCACTGGGTTAATTATTGA
- a CDS encoding DUF4190 domain-containing protein encodes MNYQPPPYGEQDHFGQYPKPPLERMNSKAVAALVLGILSIVIPYVGIIFGITAIILATLAFREIRYSYEQGRGLAIAGLVCGIASTFIYTILIIMFVLTILLFNHAYTAAAYNLIIADSLLV; translated from the coding sequence ATGAACTATCAACCTCCGCCTTACGGAGAACAGGATCATTTCGGGCAATATCCGAAGCCCCCGCTGGAACGGATGAATAGCAAAGCTGTTGCAGCACTGGTATTGGGTATTCTCTCCATCGTAATACCTTACGTCGGCATCATCTTCGGTATTACCGCAATCATTCTGGCTACACTTGCCTTCAGAGAGATCCGTTACAGCTATGAACAAGGCCGTGGATTGGCGATCGCCGGGCTGGTCTGCGGAATAGCCTCCACCTTTATTTACACCATTCTCATCATAATGTTTGTTTTAACTATTCTGTTATTTAATCATGCCTACACTGCTGCGGCGTATAACTTGATCATTGCTGATAGTCTCTTAGTCTAG